DNA sequence from the Ramlibacter agri genome:
GCCGGGGGCGATGCCCAGCACCTGGCTGTTCAGGGGCGTGTTCTTGCGGTAGGACAGTTCGCTGCCGACGCTGACGCCGCCGATGTTCTTGGCCAGGCTCATGCCGTACATGTCGATGCCGTCGGCATAGACCAGGTTGTACTGGCTGGTGCTGTTGGGGCCGACCTTGGTGATCAGCGTCTGCGGCAGCTTGTCCGCGAAGCGGCGCCAGTAGAAGCCCATCGTGCCGTCCAGCCAGGCCGGGCTCCAGCGCGCGGACAGGCCCCATTCGCCGTGCTGGCTGGGTTCCGCGGCGCCGCCGCGGTTGGCGAAGCCCAGCGCAGGGCTGACGAACTGGCGGTCCGGGCCGTTGAACACGAAGTCCACCGGGCCCAGGTAGGTGCCGCCTTCGGGGTAGCGCGCCGCTTCCCATTCCAGCAGGTACTGGCCGGAGACCGACAGCGTGTCGGTCAGCTGGGCCTGGCCCGAGAGCTGGTTCAGCGGACGGAACAGTTCCTTGGCTTCGGTACCGGGCGTGGCGAAGCCCTTCTGCAGGTCCAGCGGGTTCTGGCCGTAGGACACGCTGTGCATGTGGCCCGTGAGGAACAGCGACTCGCCCCAATAGATGGTGTGGCGGCCGGCCTTGCCTTGCACCGGCACGTTGCCGATTTCGGTGCCGCCGAACACGAAGGCGTCCATCAGTTCACCGGACGGGCCTTCGTAGAAGCGGCGCGTGGTGTTGCTGTACTGGTGGTTGATGTAGCTGGGGATGTTGTTCAGCGGCGGGTTCGGGTTGCTGCGGCTCTGGCTGCCGTAGGCGCCGTCGACCCAGCCGGCGGCGCTGACGCGCATGCCGTAGCGCTTCTGCCAGACCACGTCCAGCTCGGACAGCAGGTCCAGGCGCTCGGCGACGGCCTGGCCCTTGTTGAAGCTGTAGTCGCCTTCGTCGGACAGCGCGGAGTTGCCGATCTTGGGGTCGCGGCCTTCGGTGCGTACGGCGTAGTTCGCGCGGACGGTGTTGTCCCAGCGGACCGACAGGTCGGCATTGCCGGTGTCGAATTCGAAGGCCTGGGCGGAGGCGGCGCACAGCAGGGCGGCAGCCAGGGCAACGGCGCGGGGGCGGAAGGCGTTCAAGTTTTCTCCTCGGGGTTTTTGCGGAATCTGGGGCGGAATCTGAGCCGGGCTGGATTCTGGTTACCGGGTGCAACCGGGGGCCCCCCCCTGCCGGGGGGCCTCGGGAAGACCCTCCCCCCCGGCCGCGAGCGCGCCCGCAGAGCCACACGGGGGCGCGATGCGGACCAGAATGGCTGCAAAAGGGAGAACTACATGGCCAAGCCGACCGTCACCGACCAGGTGCTGCAGCGGTTGCACGCCTGGGGCGTGCGCCGCGTTTTCGGATATCCCGGTGACGGGATCAACGGGTTCCTCGGAGCCCTCGACCGCGCGCAGGGGCAGATGGAATTCATCCAGGCCCGGCACGAGGAACTCGCCGCCTTCATGGCCTGCGCCCACGCCAAGTTCACCGGCGAAGTGGGCGTGTGCATGGCCACCTCCGGGCCGGGCGCCATCCACCTGCTGAACGGCCTGTACGACGCCAAGGCCGACCACATGCCGGTGCTGGCCAT
Encoded proteins:
- a CDS encoding DUF1302 domain-containing protein, yielding MNAFRPRAVALAAALLCAASAQAFEFDTGNADLSVRWDNTVRANYAVRTEGRDPKIGNSALSDEGDYSFNKGQAVAERLDLLSELDVVWQKRYGMRVSAAGWVDGAYGSQSRSNPNPPLNNIPSYINHQYSNTTRRFYEGPSGELMDAFVFGGTEIGNVPVQGKAGRHTIYWGESLFLTGHMHSVSYGQNPLDLQKGFATPGTEAKELFRPLNQLSGQAQLTDTLSVSGQYLLEWEAARYPEGGTYLGPVDFVFNGPDRQFVSPALGFANRGGAAEPSQHGEWGLSARWSPAWLDGTMGFYWRRFADKLPQTLITKVGPNSTSQYNLVYADGIDMYGMSLAKNIGGVSVGSELSYRKNTPLNSQVLGIAPGLPAEGQTKGPRGDTWHALVNAIGTINKTPVFDQATYAAELAWSHWATVRSGANLFNAIGFAPCNGKDKWDGCATKDYVGVAFSFTPTWYQVAPGLDLSAPLSYSVGVKGNAATVFGGNEGLGNYAIGLGADLYQKYRFDLKYIDFVGRYKDNGTAVTSTNGLTTFLRDRGFVSLTFKTTF